One window from the genome of Thermus sediminis encodes:
- a CDS encoding choice-of-anchor U domain-containing protein, with translation MRIGAWYGFLTGLALLLAACSGGAPPPDLTLAGVSPNNPTVAQGSSLPLTLTFTSQNGFQGQVSLSVTENGQAPPWLTFSPTSASLNVPRGGQAQVTLQVQVARNAPTGPHSLSLRATYGERSAERSLTLNVTPPPDFAIALNPDSLTVQQGSSGTVQLTLTPQNGFTGTVNLSLVAGQDPVPQGLSLSPTSLTVSGSNPLTRDLTLTAGATTPTGIYRLKVRATGGNVTKDAELTVTVSASSGGGGGSNSGTVNTPGGQVGMGLQGGTFTQGPTYQSVTPPEGFQAPYGAIAFTAQVPQGGTLTVTLTFPQAIPQGAVLRKFVNGTWREVPGAQFSGNTATYQVRDGGDLDADGQANGQIVDPVALLTPSPDFTLSLNPDSLTIQQGGSGTTQLTLTPQGGFTGPVNLSLVDGNGNPVSGISLSPTTVSVSDPNNPVTPDLTVNVASSVAPGSYNLQVRAVSGSLTKTAGLSLTVTAPPPPPTFTLSDPNPNPLSVSQGSTATFGVTLVSQNGFQGEVNLSLADGQDPLPQGLAITATNPSPIILQAGGSVTVTATVSAGQGVDPGTYRLKVRAQGEGVVQEKPLSVQVVLPPTFDLGPVRDINGREGVVTTRRDPSNRLNNSVYFTITPRNGFQGQVDLSLVDEGGNPVPGLSLDPASVNVTGTQTFSVYVLADNNIPLFGAGKGYAVRLRARSGDIVREQPLTVDVWTRVGGANLNFQRVAYGNGIFVIAGTNGYDQRTRAYVYNPQDGSFTKTFDAGPEVCGWLSDVAYDPAHRTWVAVGGGTGLVIVSTDNAQTWQIVFGAKDPNRHCSQQYDGREMPLERVRFVNDRLWAWYTGGMNPQRLYFSQDGGYTWNFISLPIPSGYQELVIRGLTFGQGKYVAVGEIKRSDGPDYPMLAISPNGTNWNVMPLDTPQTPWGRSFPTDILYVPDWDKFVMVGDPDLVATSSDGVNWSFHNIQGQFASLAYGNGAVVAGSGSFPIVVVSTDGQNWRVVPTGCPDAAAMSVAFGSGIFAHTSAWGFCTSP, from the coding sequence ATGCGTATAGGTGCTTGGTATGGGTTCTTGACGGGTCTAGCCCTCCTCCTCGCCGCCTGCAGCGGGGGGGCACCCCCTCCGGACCTCACCCTAGCCGGGGTGAGCCCGAACAACCCCACCGTGGCCCAGGGAAGCAGCCTCCCCCTCACCCTCACCTTCACCTCTCAGAACGGCTTCCAGGGGCAGGTTTCCCTGAGCGTGACGGAGAACGGCCAGGCCCCCCCCTGGCTCACCTTCTCCCCCACCAGCGCCAGCCTGAACGTGCCCAGGGGAGGCCAGGCCCAGGTGACCCTCCAGGTCCAGGTGGCGAGGAACGCCCCCACGGGGCCGCACAGCTTGAGCCTCCGGGCCACTTACGGGGAGAGGTCGGCAGAGCGGAGCCTCACCCTCAACGTGACCCCGCCCCCCGACTTCGCCATCGCCCTCAACCCCGATAGCCTCACCGTGCAGCAGGGGAGTAGCGGCACGGTTCAGCTCACCCTCACCCCCCAGAACGGCTTCACGGGGACGGTGAACCTGTCCCTGGTGGCGGGGCAGGACCCGGTACCCCAGGGGCTTTCCCTCTCCCCCACCAGCCTCACCGTTTCCGGATCCAACCCCTTGACCCGGGACCTGACCCTCACCGCGGGGGCCACCACGCCCACGGGCATCTACCGGCTGAAGGTGCGGGCCACGGGAGGGAACGTCACCAAGGACGCGGAGCTCACCGTCACGGTGAGCGCCTCCTCGGGCGGTGGCGGCGGCTCCAACAGCGGCACGGTGAACACTCCCGGGGGCCAGGTGGGGATGGGCCTGCAGGGGGGCACCTTCACCCAGGGCCCCACCTACCAGAGCGTGACCCCACCCGAGGGCTTCCAGGCTCCCTACGGGGCCATCGCCTTCACCGCCCAGGTTCCCCAGGGCGGGACCCTCACCGTGACCCTCACCTTCCCCCAGGCCATTCCCCAAGGGGCGGTCCTGAGGAAGTTCGTCAACGGCACCTGGCGGGAGGTTCCCGGGGCCCAGTTCTCGGGGAACACGGCCACCTATCAGGTGAGGGACGGCGGAGATTTGGACGCCGACGGGCAGGCCAACGGCCAGATTGTGGACCCGGTGGCCTTGCTCACCCCCTCCCCCGACTTCACCCTCAGCCTCAACCCCGATAGCCTCACCATCCAGCAGGGGGGCAGCGGCACCACCCAGCTCACCCTCACCCCGCAGGGGGGCTTCACAGGGCCGGTGAACCTGAGCCTGGTGGACGGGAACGGGAACCCGGTCTCCGGGATTAGCCTCTCCCCCACCACGGTGAGCGTGTCTGACCCCAACAACCCTGTAACCCCGGACCTCACTGTCAACGTGGCCAGCAGCGTGGCCCCGGGGAGCTACAACCTGCAGGTCCGAGCGGTCTCGGGGAGCCTGACCAAGACGGCGGGCCTGAGCCTCACGGTGACCGCTCCGCCCCCGCCACCCACCTTCACCCTCTCCGACCCCAACCCCAACCCCCTCTCCGTCTCCCAGGGGAGCACGGCCACCTTCGGGGTGACCCTGGTCTCCCAGAACGGCTTCCAGGGGGAGGTCAACCTGAGCCTGGCCGACGGGCAAGACCCCCTGCCCCAGGGCCTGGCCATCACCGCCACCAACCCCTCCCCCATCATCCTCCAGGCCGGGGGGAGCGTGACCGTGACCGCCACCGTCAGCGCCGGGCAGGGAGTGGACCCGGGCACCTACCGCCTCAAGGTCCGGGCCCAGGGGGAAGGCGTGGTCCAGGAGAAGCCCCTCAGCGTTCAGGTGGTCCTGCCCCCGACCTTTGACCTCGGCCCTGTGAGGGACATCAATGGCCGGGAGGGCGTTGTCACCACCCGCCGCGACCCCTCGAACCGGCTAAACAATAGCGTGTACTTCACCATCACCCCTCGGAACGGCTTCCAGGGGCAGGTGGACCTCTCCCTGGTGGACGAAGGGGGCAACCCGGTGCCCGGGCTGAGCCTTGACCCGGCGAGCGTGAACGTGACGGGCACCCAGACCTTTAGCGTCTATGTTCTGGCGGATAACAACATCCCCCTCTTTGGCGCGGGCAAGGGATACGCGGTGCGGCTGAGGGCCCGCTCGGGGGACATCGTGCGGGAACAGCCCCTCACCGTGGATGTGTGGACCAGGGTCGGGGGAGCCAACCTCAACTTCCAGCGGGTGGCCTATGGCAATGGGATCTTTGTAATAGCTGGGACCAATGGCTACGACCAGCGCACGCGGGCGTATGTCTACAACCCGCAGGACGGGAGCTTTACCAAAACCTTTGATGCCGGTCCAGAGGTTTGTGGCTGGCTTAGTGATGTGGCCTACGACCCCGCTCACAGAACTTGGGTAGCGGTGGGGGGAGGAACCGGGCTTGTCATCGTCTCCACCGACAATGCCCAGACTTGGCAAATCGTCTTTGGGGCCAAAGATCCAAACCGACACTGTTCACAACAGTACGACGGCAGAGAAATGCCCTTAGAGAGAGTTCGCTTCGTCAACGACCGCCTCTGGGCTTGGTATACCGGCGGCATGAACCCACAGCGCCTCTACTTCTCCCAGGATGGGGGCTACACCTGGAACTTCATTTCCCTTCCCATACCCTCAGGATACCAAGAGCTCGTGATCAGGGGTCTCACTTTCGGCCAGGGGAAGTACGTGGCAGTAGGGGAGATTAAAAGATCTGATGGACCTGACTACCCTATGCTGGCCATCTCTCCAAATGGTACCAATTGGAATGTGATGCCCCTGGACACTCCCCAAACCCCATGGGGTAGAAGCTTCCCTACGGACATCCTCTACGTCCCCGACTGGGACAAGTTCGTGATGGTGGGCGACCCTGACTTGGTGGCCACCTCCTCCGATGGGGTGAACTGGAGCTTTCATAATATCCAGGGCCAGTTCGCTAGCCTGGCCTACGGCAACGGGGCGGTGGTGGCGGGGAGCGGGAGCTTCCCAATTGTAGTTGTCTCCACCGATGGGCAGAACTGGCGGGTCGTGCCAACCGGATGCCCCGACGCCGCCGCTATGTCTGTAGCCTTCGGTAGCGGCATCTTCGCCCATACCAGCGCTTGGGGGTTTTGCACATCCCCTTGA
- a CDS encoding DUF72 domain-containing protein, with protein MKASGGIQVGLQGYWGYPGGFKAYRQAFPTVELSWWHRLPDEKTLSRLRALAPEGFLFSAYGHKHLTYRPSGEERHTLRRFLRRFKRLGEKRGAVRLLVPQGVEEGAFSSWLDLLEEVVAEIGPTPLFFQAPEALRPLLRERGYALVNGAGPFLYLLDPPRLGEGKGFAYFSSSQALAQALHS; from the coding sequence GTGAAGGCTTCCGGAGGCATCCAGGTTGGGCTTCAGGGCTACTGGGGCTACCCCGGGGGGTTCAAGGCCTACCGCCAGGCCTTCCCCACGGTGGAGCTCTCCTGGTGGCACCGCCTTCCCGACGAGAAGACCCTAAGCCGCCTAAGGGCCCTGGCCCCCGAAGGGTTCCTCTTCAGCGCCTACGGCCACAAGCACCTCACCTACAGGCCCAGCGGGGAGGAAAGGCACACCTTGAGACGCTTCCTTAGGCGCTTCAAGCGCCTTGGGGAAAAGCGAGGGGCGGTGCGCCTCCTCGTCCCCCAAGGGGTGGAAGAGGGGGCCTTCTCCTCTTGGTTGGACCTCCTGGAGGAGGTGGTGGCAGAAATAGGCCCAACCCCCCTCTTCTTCCAGGCCCCCGAGGCCCTGAGGCCCCTCTTGCGGGAGCGGGGCTACGCCCTGGTGAACGGGGCAGGCCCCTTCCTCTACCTCCTGGACCCCCCAAGGCTAGGGGAAGGGAAGGGCTTCGCCTACTTCTCCTCTTCCCAAGCCCTGGCCCAGGCCCTACACTCATAG
- the metK gene encoding methionine adenosyltransferase, whose amino-acid sequence MRLVTSESVTEGHPDKLADRISDAILDALIAQDKKARVAAETLVTTGLVFVAGEITTEGYVDIPGLVRKTVREVGYTRAKYGFDADTCAVLTAIDEQSPDIAGGVNLAYEWRVLKSTDPLDRVGAGDQGLMFGYATDETPELMPLPITLAHRLTMRLAEVRKTGLLPYLRPDGKAQVTVVYEGDRPLYVKTVVVSAQHSPEVEQDQLREDLIREVVRQAIPAEYLKEGETEYLINPSGRFILGGPHADTGLTGRKIIVDTYGGAVPHGGGAFSGKDPTKVDRSASYYARYMAKNLVAAGLAKRALVELAYAIGKARPVSLRVETFGTGVLPDEKLTEIVRRVFDPRPLAIIEELDLLRPIYTPTSAYGHFGRAGFPWEETDRVEALRREAGL is encoded by the coding sequence TTGCGGCTGGTCACGTCTGAATCGGTCACGGAAGGGCACCCCGACAAGCTGGCGGACCGGATCTCCGACGCCATCCTGGACGCCCTCATCGCCCAGGACAAGAAGGCCCGGGTGGCGGCGGAGACCCTGGTCACCACGGGGCTCGTCTTCGTGGCGGGGGAGATCACCACCGAGGGGTACGTGGACATCCCCGGCTTGGTGCGCAAAACGGTGCGGGAGGTGGGCTACACCCGGGCCAAGTACGGCTTTGACGCCGACACCTGCGCCGTCCTCACCGCCATAGACGAGCAGTCCCCGGACATCGCCGGAGGCGTGAACCTGGCCTACGAGTGGCGGGTCCTCAAGTCCACCGATCCCCTGGACCGTGTGGGGGCCGGGGACCAGGGCCTCATGTTCGGCTACGCCACCGACGAGACCCCGGAGCTCATGCCCCTTCCCATCACCCTGGCCCACCGCCTCACCATGCGCCTGGCCGAGGTGCGGAAGACGGGCCTCCTCCCCTACCTCCGCCCCGACGGCAAGGCCCAGGTCACCGTGGTCTACGAAGGGGATAGGCCCCTTTACGTGAAGACCGTGGTGGTCTCGGCCCAGCACTCCCCCGAGGTGGAGCAGGACCAGCTTCGGGAGGACCTGATCCGGGAGGTGGTGCGCCAGGCCATCCCCGCGGAGTACCTCAAGGAGGGGGAGACGGAGTACCTCATCAACCCCTCGGGCCGCTTCATCCTGGGCGGCCCCCACGCGGACACCGGCCTCACGGGGCGCAAGATCATCGTGGACACCTACGGGGGGGCGGTGCCCCACGGGGGCGGGGCCTTCAGCGGTAAGGACCCCACCAAGGTGGACCGCTCCGCCAGCTACTACGCCCGCTACATGGCCAAGAACCTGGTGGCGGCGGGGCTTGCGAAGAGGGCTTTGGTGGAGCTCGCCTACGCCATCGGCAAGGCGAGGCCCGTGTCCTTGCGGGTGGAGACCTTTGGCACCGGGGTTTTGCCCGATGAGAAGCTCACCGAGATCGTCCGGAGGGTCTTTGACCCCAGGCCCCTGGCCATCATTGAGGAGCTGGACCTCCTCAGGCCCATCTACACCCCCACCTCCGCCTACGGCCACTTCGGCCGGGCGGGCTTCCCCTGGGAGGAAACCGATCGGGTGGAGGCCTTAAGGCGGGAAGCGGGGCTTTAG
- the rdgB gene encoding RdgB/HAM1 family non-canonical purine NTP pyrophosphatase, translated as MRVVLATANPGKVRELTLGLAPLGWTLLSLADFPLRLPKEEGATFLENALLKAAYVAKATGLPALADDSGLVVPALGGEPGVHSARYGGRETDRERNVYLLERMRHLKGEERRALFVAVLVLAYPDGHAEAYEGSVEGMVLEAPRGEGGFGYDPLFYVPEAGKTFAEMTLEEKARHSHRGKALSALLEAYEKGPPPREISRLE; from the coding sequence ATGCGGGTCGTCCTCGCCACCGCCAACCCCGGCAAGGTGCGGGAGCTAACCTTGGGCCTAGCCCCCCTAGGCTGGACCCTCCTCTCCCTGGCGGACTTCCCCTTGCGCCTGCCCAAGGAGGAAGGGGCCACCTTCCTGGAAAACGCCCTCCTCAAGGCCGCCTACGTGGCCAAGGCCACGGGCCTCCCCGCCCTGGCGGACGACTCCGGCCTGGTGGTCCCCGCCTTAGGGGGGGAGCCCGGGGTCCATAGCGCCCGCTACGGGGGCCGGGAGACGGACCGGGAGCGGAACGTCTACCTCTTGGAGAGGATGCGCCACCTAAAGGGGGAGGAGAGGAGGGCCCTTTTCGTGGCCGTCCTGGTCCTGGCCTACCCCGACGGGCACGCCGAGGCCTACGAGGGGAGCGTGGAGGGGATGGTCCTCGAGGCCCCAAGGGGGGAGGGGGGCTTCGGCTACGACCCCCTCTTCTACGTGCCCGAAGCCGGAAAGACCTTTGCGGAGATGACCCTGGAGGAGAAGGCGCGCCACTCCCACCGGGGAAAGGCCCTTTCGGCCCTCCTCGAGGCCTACGAAAAGGGCCCCCCACCCCGGGAGATCTCCCGGTTGGAATGA
- a CDS encoding LOG family protein, which yields MPRKPLIDQLHHEDSWRLFRILAEFVEGFETLSEIEVPLVSVFGSARFGEDHPAYTLGYRLGKALAEAGFGVVTGGGPGVMEAANRGAFEAGGVSVGLNIELPQEQRPNPYQTHALSLRYFFVRKVLFVRYAAGFVLLPGGFGTLDELAEVLVLIQTEKVHPFPVFVLERGYWQGLLSWMDFLRQEGAIGAKDLALLTPVDTPEEVVAALKGVS from the coding sequence ATGCCCAGAAAGCCCCTCATTGACCAGCTCCACCACGAGGACAGCTGGCGGCTTTTCCGCATCCTGGCGGAGTTCGTGGAGGGCTTTGAAACCCTTTCGGAGATAGAGGTCCCCCTGGTCTCCGTCTTCGGCTCGGCCCGCTTTGGGGAGGACCACCCCGCCTACACCCTGGGCTACCGGCTGGGGAAGGCCCTGGCGGAGGCGGGTTTCGGCGTGGTCACGGGGGGTGGGCCCGGGGTCATGGAGGCGGCGAACCGGGGGGCCTTTGAGGCGGGCGGGGTGAGCGTGGGGCTTAACATAGAGCTTCCCCAGGAACAAAGGCCCAACCCCTACCAGACCCACGCCCTTTCCCTCCGCTACTTCTTCGTGCGCAAGGTCCTCTTCGTGCGCTACGCCGCTGGCTTCGTCCTCCTGCCCGGGGGGTTTGGCACCTTGGACGAGCTCGCCGAGGTTCTGGTCCTTATCCAAACCGAGAAGGTCCACCCCTTCCCCGTCTTTGTCCTGGAGCGGGGCTACTGGCAAGGACTTCTCTCCTGGATGGACTTCTTGCGGCAGGAGGGGGCCATAGGGGCCAAGGACCTCGCCCTCCTCACCCCCGTGGACACCCCGGAGGAGGTGGTGGCCGCCCTCAAGGGAGTATCCTGA
- the speA gene encoding biosynthetic arginine decarboxylase, with translation MRTAKRFSPKEAEEIYLVPYWSGGFFRVGEDGELEVTPLGPKGPAASLLEIVEALRDEGRPLPLVLRFPQILEARVKELNEAFFKAMEKYGYQGTYRGVYPVKVNQRRLVLETVARVGRPYHYGLEAGSKAELALILAQDLSQEALVTINGFKDDDFIRLALTGKKLGRNVVITLEKFAELPRVLRLSRELGVAPSLGIRYKLKAKGAGQWEASGGENAKFGLTTPEIARAVEVLRDQGLLDTLVMVHAHIGSQVTDIRRIKAAVREAAQTYVQLRKLGAPLRYLNLGGGLAVDYDGSKTNFYASANYTLSEYAEDLVYVTKEVVEAHGEPHPILVTESGRAVTAYHQVLVLEVTDVITPPGEERPQAPGEEAHPLVHELWEGLQGLSAKNFREVYHDAFADKETLQTLYDLGLVSLKDRALAEEIFYHTARRVYAIVQGLPYAPDEFEDLEKLLADKLVCNFSIFQSLPDAWAIHQLFPIVPLSRLREPPSRRATLVDISCDSDGRIDRFIDLHDVRAALPVHAIRPGEPYYLGVFLVGAYQDVLGSNHNLFGQVGEAHVEVGEEGFAIQRFVPGETAERVIEKMGFTARELTLGVERLVRQSRLSPAEKGAFLERYARELQGYTYLED, from the coding sequence TTGAGGACGGCCAAGCGCTTTTCCCCCAAGGAAGCCGAGGAGATCTACCTGGTGCCCTACTGGAGCGGGGGCTTCTTCCGCGTGGGCGAGGACGGGGAACTGGAGGTGACCCCCTTGGGTCCCAAGGGACCCGCGGCCTCCCTTTTGGAGATCGTGGAAGCCCTCAGAGACGAGGGGCGGCCCCTGCCCCTGGTCCTCCGCTTTCCCCAGATCCTCGAGGCCCGGGTAAAGGAGCTCAACGAGGCCTTTTTCAAGGCCATGGAGAAGTATGGGTACCAGGGCACCTACCGCGGGGTCTACCCGGTGAAGGTGAACCAGCGCCGCCTAGTCCTGGAGACCGTGGCCAGGGTGGGCAGGCCCTACCACTATGGCCTCGAGGCGGGCAGCAAGGCGGAGCTGGCCCTGATCCTGGCCCAGGACCTCTCCCAGGAGGCCCTGGTCACCATCAACGGCTTCAAGGACGATGACTTTATCCGCCTGGCCCTCACGGGGAAAAAGCTGGGCCGCAACGTGGTCATCACCCTGGAGAAGTTCGCCGAGCTCCCCCGGGTCCTCCGCCTCTCCCGGGAGCTGGGGGTGGCGCCCAGCCTGGGCATCCGCTACAAGCTCAAGGCCAAAGGGGCGGGGCAGTGGGAGGCCTCGGGGGGGGAGAACGCCAAGTTTGGCCTCACCACCCCGGAGATCGCGCGGGCAGTGGAGGTCCTGAGGGACCAGGGCCTCCTGGACACCCTGGTCATGGTCCACGCCCACATCGGCAGCCAGGTGACGGACATCCGCCGCATCAAGGCCGCGGTGCGGGAGGCGGCCCAGACCTACGTCCAGCTCCGGAAACTCGGGGCCCCCCTCCGCTACCTGAACCTGGGCGGGGGCCTGGCCGTGGACTACGATGGCTCCAAGACCAACTTCTACGCCTCCGCCAACTACACCCTCTCCGAGTACGCCGAGGACCTGGTCTACGTGACCAAGGAGGTGGTGGAGGCCCACGGGGAGCCCCATCCCATCCTGGTGACGGAGTCGGGGCGGGCGGTCACCGCCTACCACCAGGTACTGGTCCTGGAGGTGACCGATGTGATCACCCCCCCTGGCGAGGAGCGGCCCCAGGCCCCGGGGGAGGAGGCCCACCCCCTGGTCCACGAGCTTTGGGAGGGCCTGCAAGGCCTCTCCGCCAAGAACTTCCGCGAGGTCTACCACGATGCCTTCGCCGACAAGGAGACCCTGCAGACCCTTTACGACCTGGGCCTGGTCTCCTTGAAAGACCGGGCCCTGGCAGAGGAGATCTTCTACCACACCGCCCGGAGGGTCTACGCCATCGTCCAGGGGCTCCCCTACGCCCCGGACGAGTTTGAGGATCTGGAGAAGCTCCTCGCCGACAAGCTGGTGTGCAACTTCTCCATCTTCCAAAGCCTGCCCGACGCCTGGGCCATCCACCAGCTCTTCCCCATCGTCCCCCTGAGCCGACTCCGGGAGCCCCCGAGCCGCAGGGCCACCCTGGTGGACATCTCCTGCGACTCCGACGGCAGGATAGACCGCTTTATAGACCTCCACGACGTGCGCGCCGCCCTGCCCGTCCACGCCATCCGCCCTGGGGAGCCCTACTACCTAGGGGTCTTCCTGGTGGGGGCCTACCAGGACGTCTTGGGCTCCAACCACAACCTCTTCGGCCAGGTGGGGGAGGCCCACGTAGAGGTGGGGGAGGAAGGCTTCGCCATCCAGCGCTTTGTGCCTGGGGAGACGGCGGAGAGGGTCATTGAGAAGATGGGCTTCACCGCCCGGGAACTAACGCTGGGGGTGGAGCGCCTGGTGCGGCAAAGCCGGCTCTCCCCGGCGGAGAAGGGGGCCTTCTTGGAGCGCTACGCCCGGGAGCTTCAGGGCTACACCTACTTGGAGGACTAA
- the murI gene encoding glutamate racemase translates to MRNPKAPIGVFDSGVGGLTVLTALKKALPQEDFLYFGDTARVPYGGKPLSMVRRFAWEIAGFLLREGVKAIVVACNTASSAALPELAEDLSVPVFGVLEPAAEVARGYRKVGLIGTQATVRSRAYERYLDLSWAKACPLLVPLVEEGLWDDPVALLIARHYLEEAPEDLEALILGCTHYPYLKRTIQEVLPRVALIDSAEATAGRVAGALKAEGLLNPEGQGRVVHYVTGDPESYRALAERLGVRVEALRRVSLEEL, encoded by the coding sequence GTGAGGAACCCCAAGGCCCCCATCGGCGTCTTTGACTCGGGCGTGGGCGGGCTCACGGTGCTCACCGCCTTAAAGAAGGCCCTTCCCCAGGAGGATTTTCTCTACTTTGGGGACACGGCCCGGGTGCCCTATGGAGGAAAGCCCCTTTCCATGGTGCGGCGCTTCGCCTGGGAGATCGCGGGCTTTCTCCTTAGGGAGGGGGTGAAGGCCATCGTGGTGGCCTGCAACACGGCGAGCTCCGCCGCCCTTCCCGAGCTGGCGGAAGACCTCTCCGTGCCCGTCTTCGGGGTCCTGGAGCCTGCGGCGGAGGTGGCCCGGGGCTACCGGAAGGTGGGCCTCATCGGCACCCAGGCCACGGTGCGTAGCCGGGCCTACGAGCGCTACCTGGATCTCTCCTGGGCCAAGGCCTGCCCCCTCCTCGTGCCCTTGGTGGAGGAGGGGCTTTGGGACGACCCCGTGGCCCTCCTCATCGCCCGGCACTACCTCGAGGAGGCCCCGGAGGACCTCGAGGCCCTCATCCTAGGCTGCACCCACTACCCCTACCTGAAGAGGACCATCCAGGAGGTCCTGCCCCGGGTAGCCCTCATAGACTCCGCCGAGGCCACGGCGGGGCGGGTGGCCGGGGCTTTGAAGGCGGAGGGGCTTTTGAACCCGGAGGGGCAGGGGCGGGTGGTCCACTACGTCACCGGGGACCCGGAAAGCTACAGAGCCCTGGCCGAGCGCCTGGGGGTGCGGGTGGAGGCCCTGAGGCGGGTGAGCCTGGAGGAGCTCTGA
- a CDS encoding GGDEF domain-containing protein: MHPTLELLDPLNPVRRRMALWLLPLGGLLALVALLASRSGLDPVDRVFLPLMAVGLLVLALSLKRYPASARWAIPTAHALIALYPFSTLTYQLLSAANPQSLSPATFWVPFLYFSGYLFFPTQKALRLALLYLLGLFLLALLGSLRGHYTPVHLNALAQFLGSNLAYLGLLSLLVRLKEGYFEAQLDAYTDFLTGLRNRRYLELVLERELFRVARYGRPLSLVVLDLDGFKGVNDTHGHEVGDRVLRALAQCLEAHLRQSDRAVRLGGEEFALVLPETALPQAFRLAERLRQGVAALKVPPVEQLSASFGVAQANPTDSPLSLLKRADEALYRAKRRGKNRVESA; the protein is encoded by the coding sequence TTGCACCCCACCCTCGAGCTCCTGGACCCCCTGAACCCGGTGCGGCGGCGGATGGCCCTCTGGCTTCTGCCCCTAGGAGGCCTCCTCGCCCTGGTGGCCCTCCTGGCCTCGAGGTCTGGCCTAGACCCCGTGGACCGGGTCTTCCTCCCCCTCATGGCCGTGGGCCTCCTCGTCCTGGCCTTGTCCCTGAAGCGCTACCCCGCCTCCGCCCGCTGGGCCATTCCCACGGCCCACGCCCTCATCGCCCTCTACCCCTTCTCCACCCTCACCTACCAACTCCTCTCCGCCGCCAACCCCCAGAGCCTCTCCCCCGCCACTTTCTGGGTGCCCTTCCTCTACTTCTCCGGCTACCTCTTCTTCCCCACCCAAAAGGCCCTGCGCTTGGCCCTCCTCTACCTCCTTGGCCTCTTTCTCCTGGCCCTTTTGGGAAGCCTCCGGGGCCACTACACCCCCGTGCACCTCAACGCTCTGGCCCAGTTCCTGGGCTCCAACCTGGCCTACTTGGGCCTCCTCTCCCTGCTGGTCCGCCTCAAGGAAGGGTACTTCGAGGCCCAGCTGGACGCCTATACCGACTTCCTCACCGGGCTGAGAAACCGGCGCTACCTGGAGCTCGTCCTGGAGCGGGAGCTCTTCCGCGTGGCCCGCTACGGCCGCCCCCTCTCCCTCGTCGTCCTGGACCTGGACGGCTTCAAGGGGGTGAACGACACCCACGGCCACGAGGTGGGGGACCGGGTCCTTCGGGCCCTCGCCCAGTGCCTGGAGGCCCACCTTCGCCAAAGCGACCGCGCGGTGCGCCTTGGGGGAGAGGAGTTCGCCTTGGTGCTGCCCGAAACGGCGCTTCCCCAGGCCTTCCGCCTGGCCGAGCGCCTGCGCCAAGGGGTGGCCGCCCTGAAGGTGCCCCCGGTAGAGCAGCTTTCCGCGAGCTTCGGCGTGGCCCAGGCGAACCCCACCGACTCCCCCCTCTCCCTCCTCAAGCGGGCGGACGAGGCCCTCTACCGGGCCAAGCGCCGGGGGAAAAACCGGGTGGAGAGCGCCTGA